TGAACAGCGAGATGAGCGGGGAACAGCTGAAGAAACTCGTGCCGTTAACCAAAGAATGCTCGCAAATACTCATTTCGTCTGCAGAGAGGTTGAACCTTTCCGCAAGGGCATATCATCGGGTTATCAAACTCGCGCGCACTATCGCCGACCTCGCCGATGCAGAAAGTGTCGCTGAAAATCATATCTTAGAAGCTTTACAGTACCGCCCCAAGGTTGCATAATTTCAGAAAAAGAGTATTATTTCCGACGGCAGAGTTTTCCGCTGCCTTACAGTCACTGGTCGCGACGGACCTAAAGGAGGCCCGTTTTGCTTTCTGAAACCGAAAGAACTTTCATCAACAAGCTTCGCGAGGATGAGGTACTCCGAGATATTCGTCGCGATTTGTTGACGAACTTCTTTACTGAAGGAGCGCTTCTTGTAGCCTGCGGAGACTGCGAAAGATTCTGGGAGGCTATCGATTGGTTGCGAAACCATACCGACGGCCTACTTTCTCAGGACAAGTGGCGATTGCAGTTGTGCGTCTTCAACGGCGCACCGTTGCATCTTTCACGCAAAATGAGTTGGGAGCACAAGTTCATTCTGGAGCAATTTTCCCAGACGAACAGCTTCAAGAGCATTGAGCGTGTTATTGTCCACGGACATGGCCCTTGTAGCGCGGCAGGGCATATGGGGCTAACCCTCCCACAGAATCTTGCGCTCACAATGCATGCCCGTGAGGTGATCGTTGACGTTTTCGGGCTCAAACCCGAAAACGTCATTGCCCTGTTCCATGCACATTACCGCGACAAAATGCGGTTGTACAAAATCAAAAGGAGTGCATGGAAACGCGCAACAGAAGAGAACCATGATGTTCGGGTAGGGTTGCACACCCTATCGATATAGGTAGCGGAAAAACACGACCCCCATCGCACACGCGGTGGGGGTCGGGGAGTTTTTAATTCTTAAGGTTCGACCTTAAGCATCCAAAAGGTCGAACCTTTTAAATTCTAAAACGGATTACGTGCGCCGCGGACTTCGAAGTGCAGGTGCGGACCGGTGGATTTGCCGGTATCGCCTAAGAGGCCAATGACTTGGCCTTGGGTAACGTGTTCGCCTACGCCTACTGATGATTTAAGCAAGTGCCCGTATAAAGTCTGAGTACCATTAGTGTGCGCAATCACAATATAATTACCATATCCGCCATTATAGCCACTGTTATTTTTACTTATCAGAACATCGCCCTCGGCGGCAGCAAGAACAGGTGAGCCTTCAGGCAGTACAAGATCGACGCCGTTATGGCCGTGAAGTCCTTGCGTGCGCCGATAGCCAGGCAGAGGGTTTGTATAAAAAGAATCTTTATTCGGCAAGATTTTTACTGATTTAGTGGACTTTTTTATCGGCTTGGCAACCGGCTCTTCGATTGATATCGGCAGGATGGTCAGATGCATGCCGTCTATAATCGGCTCGTTCTGTCCTAGGTCGTTGGCTTTACGAATAGTATATTCCGTCACGCCGTACATGTGCGCAATTTCTGATAGAGTTTCGCCCTTTCGTACAACATATACAGCAATCTGGTCGGCATTGGTGTCATCTTCATCATCAAATCCACCGATACCGCGAGTTAGGGTCGGCTGGGGGAGGTATAGTGTCTGAGAATTAACACTACTCATCGCTCCACCGTCAGCATCCGCCAAGGCACTCCGAACATAGTCGGCATTGCCGCTAAATAACGGCCTAGATACGAGATATAACAGAAAAAGAGCCCCGATGACGAGCCCTCGATTTTTCCACGTTTTTAGCTGTTGTTTCTTCGCTTTCCGCACAGGGATATAGTATAGCAAAAAATCGACCCCCTTTCGAGTTTATCCACACGACATTACGCCTGTCAAGACACCCTTATTTTAGATCAAGAATAGCTTTTTGAGACGCGATTTTACCTGCTTCATATGGTCCTCATCAATAATACCGATATCGCCAAGAATAATGCGCCGATCAAGCGTGGCGAGTTTGGCGACCCGAATGACTGAATCTGACTTTAGTCCGGTTCTTGCAAAATGCGGGTCGGTCCGTTTTATAAGAACATCCATTGGATCAGTACGCTCGGTGTTTGTTGAAATAAATGCCACGACAAAATCCTCGCTCGCTGAATGTTCCGCAATAACGACGGCGGGGCGCACCTTTGCTTCGGAAAGATCTGAATAGGGGAATGGCGTCAAAACAATTAGCCCTCGTTTAGACATAGCGGTGCTTTAGGTCAGCCATAGAATATAGATCCGGCTCATCATAAAGAAAATCGAATGAGGGAGAGCTTGCATTAATCTTCGTAATCTCATTTACCTCTCGAGAGAACTCTCGCGGATATGGAATTAATAAGACTTCCGGCTCATTCCATCGGCCAATCGCCACGGCTTCGCTTTTCTGCCGCACATGATCAATTAGATCGGAAAACTGTTTGCGTGCTTCAGTGGTTGATAGAGTTTTCATATCACTATAATATCATTTTTGTACAATTTGTACAAATTCAAATTATAAGCGTAATCTTGCCAAGATATCCGCTTCGACGTCTTCTAGATCTTTGCCGTAGACGAGGCGGGAGAGTTCTTTTAGCTTTTCGCGGACTTCCGCATTGCCGGGCGGGGGAGGGAGCAGGTGCATCGTGAACGGGCGAGACGGCTGGCCATTTATGAGCATCTTCACGTGGGCGAATTTGTTCTCTATGCTAATTAAATCCTTTGCGGTGAAGATCGGGTCGAATTGTTTACCAAGCACTTCTGTATCCGGCACGCCGACGCGGCAGGCGATAACGGAGCCGACGTTGCCGAAGACGGCATCGCGAATCTTCTCCGGCATCTGGGCGACGAACTGGTGAGCAATTATCATATCAAGGCGATATTTGCGCGCCTCGGAGAGAATGGTCGCGATGGAGTCGGTGGTAAAGTTCTGGAACTCGTCTATATATAGATAGAAATCGCGGCGATCTTCTTGGTTAATTATGTCAGAGCGCCCGAAGGCCGCCATCATCAGCTTGCCGACGATAATCATACCGAGAAGGTTGGCGTTTAACTCGCCGATTTTTGCCTTAGGCAGATTGATGAAGAGCATCTTGCCCTCGTCCATCAGCTTGCGGAAGTTGAAGGCCGACTTGGGCTGGCCAATAATCGGGCGGACGAAATCGTTCGAGAGGAAGTTACCGAACTTGGAGGTAATCCAGACGGTCATATTAGCAAGCGAGTGTTCGCCGGAAGTTTTCGTCGCTTCGCGCTCCCAGAAGTCGATGACGGTCGGATTCTTTACGCGCGCAAGTTTGCGTTTGCGAAAGGCCTCATCGGTAAATATTCGAGGCACTTCTACGAGCGTGCACGGCTCGTTAACCGCGTCTTCCATGAGTAGGAGCAGAGCATTGCGCATGTATTGCTGGAACATCGGCCCCATACTCTGCGCGTCGAAGAGGCGGTCGAAGATGGACTGGATCTCGGATACGACGAAGCTCTTCTGTTCCGGATTATCCAGGTCATATTCGAGCATGTTAAGGCCTAATGGGCGCGCGATATCTGATGGATCGAAGATGATAACGTCGTCTATCCTCTCCTTCGGCACAAGCGCCAACATATCGTTAAAAAAGTCGGTGTTCGGATCAATAAGACAGAATCCTTTGCCGTTCACAATATCTTGCGCCACCATATGTTTCATCGTAAGCGTCTTACCGGTACCGGTCTGGCCGATAATATAGAGATGTCGGCGACGGTCGTCGTCGGTCATGCGGACATTCTTATGCTCGTCGCGATAAACACTCTCGCCTATAATAATGCCTGCATCCGGCAAGCTCTCCGGCGGGGGAGCCTCGCGCGACGTGAGCCACTTGATGCGCGGAATGTCGGTCGAGGATGTTGGCAAGTGGAAGATGCTGGCAAGCTCCTCACTGCTTAAGATCATCGTCTGTCCGCCGTCGTACTCGCGAAAAGAATATTCATAGATTAAGCGTTTCAGATTCTTCGGCCTCACTGGCACAAGCTCGTTGCGCACCGGAGAAGAGAACTGTGAGAAAGAAGCGATAACGGAATTCAAAATACTTTCCGCTCTAGCCATGTCTGTTGCCGAGGCAAGTACGCGGACGTTCACCGCAAAGAGCGGCTTAGAGACTTTCTCTTGTAGTGCCTTAATTGCGTCGTCGTCGGTAACTCTGTATGTTTCTTCTCTTTTTTCTTTTTTTGTATTCGTCGTCGGCTTAAGGACTTTATAAAGTTCTTTCGTCGTTATGAACTGCTTCTTCATCACGCGAGAGAACTTCTCGCCTTGCTTCAAGTTGCGGATAGCGTCCATTATTTTCTTCCTCGCCCTCTTATGCGCCGGCTGGAAGATAATCTGGAGCGAGACGCCTTCGCTCACATCGGCGAGCTTGGAGAAGTTGGAGAGTATCGGGGCGAATGTGTCTACCTGCGCCTCTTTATAAGTGCGAATTGGCGCCACATAACTCTGTTTCTGAGTAAAATAGGCCCCTACGGTCGCGCCATTCGGTTCGAAGATATTATAATCTGCGGTCTCTACAACCTGGCTGTCGGGGAAGAGCCCTTGGATCTGGCGTGAAGCAAACTCAACATAAGCCTCCGGCACGGCAATATAGAAGAAGATATCCTCGCCGATGCGATGTACGGATGTTTCGAAAACGACCGGTTGTTTAACCGATGTAAGTGCGGAGAAAATCTGCTCGGTCAACGCAACCTCTTTGGTAAAATCTATTTGCTCGTTTCTATTTGTGCCGAGCTCATCTTTACGTTTGGCAATTTTAATAATGAGTAGCTTTAGATTAAGCGTATCCAGGCGCCCGACGCGGAAATGGTTGTACGCCATAATCCCGCCGACAATAATGATCGCGATAGTTATAAACGTAAAGCCAAGTAGATTCATAAATTTATTTTACCAAACCTCGTGATTTCATCTCACTATAAAGTTTATCGGTAAGGGCGTCGTGGAAGACGTCGAGCAGGAAAGGGTCTTCTTCTATAACCTGGCGCAGTGTGGCCTGGATGCCGTTATGGAACGCTTGCGCGACGTAGCCGTTAACTTTAGCGACCGTCGCATCATCCACAGTATCGAGATAACTTTTGCTACCGGCTTGGGCTTTCTTGACAGCGGCTTGCCCCGAGCTTGTCGAGGGGGCTGGCACTTGCGTAGTATCATCGGTTGTGGCAGATGGGGCACTCCTCGGTAGGAGCTCGCTGATTTTCTCGGTGAGCGCGGCATGCAACTGCTCTTTAGCGTCAGATGCCGGTCTCTCACTTGCAACCGCTTGTGTTAATGCCGCGAGTTCTGCGTCGAAATTTGAGTCCATAAATTTTTTGATTTAAGGTTCAACCTTTTAGGTGCTTAAGGTTGAACCTTTGCCAGTATAACACGCTCATGACTCACTTCGTAATATGAATAGTCCACAGCTTGTGCGAAAATTAATTGACTCTAAATACAAAAGAGAGGATAATGTATACATGCCCACCACACAGACAACAACACCCCAAGATAAGTTCCCCGGCCTGATAGCGAAATTCCTGACGCCACCAGCAGAAAGTATCGAGACGGAGAGCTTTTCATCGCTCGAAGAAAAAGCAAAAGAAAAACAAACTGCCATTAAAGCGCTTAATGAGGCGATTACGACAGGCGAGCGCGACCTGAACAACAAAAGAGATCAGTTAAAAATCGCGAATGGAGAGCTACAGAAGATCAATGACCGGATCGCCAGCGCAGCCGAAAAAGAAATGAAGGATTTACGGGACAAGCTCCATGAGATGGAGAAACGATATCCAAATTTGAAGCCGGAAACAAACACGGTTGTTGCACCGAAGGCTCCGGAAATAAAAGTTACTCCGGAAGTTATCCCAGACAACTTAGCGCTTGAGCCCGTAGTAAAACTCGTGAAAGCACCGGAACAAAAAGATACTCCGATCGCAATCAAAGTTGAGAAAAAAGTTGCAGCTCAAGTTCGCGCACCCGCAGAAACTAGTGATCCAGTAAAAGAAAAGCTTGTTGAGCTGGGTGAAGAATACTTCAAAAATGTAAATTAATATGAGCAAGTACGCATTCTTAGACACACCATTAGGGGGAACGACAGGGGCACAAATCCCGCCGTTAAAGCTTTGGACCGTCGGCACAATCATCGAGAAATCCGAGAATAAGGCTTACCAGACGCCCAAGAATCCAGTCTACGCACTCGGCCTATATCTCAAGAAGCGCTTCGGCAACAAGCCGGAGGTTATGAGCTTAACACTTGCTGACTGTGCGAAAAAGTATCCGGCAACTCCCGCTGATTTTGCAGGAGACAGTGTGGAATAAACAGTATGTTATACTGGCTGGATGCAGAATAATCATCAAGAGTTGAATCCGGCACAAGCCGAGGTGGCCTCATATCTACGAGGGCCGCTTTTGATTGTGGCCGGCGCTGGCGCAGGCAAGACCAAAACCATTGCGCATCGCATTCTGAACCTTATACAGTCCGGCATACCAGCACACCAAATACTGGCAATAACTTTTACCAACAAAGCGGCGAAAGAAATGCGGGACCGCGTCCTGCATCTTATTCAATCCGAATCAGCCAAACTTTCAACTCCCTTCGTTTCCACCTTCCACTCCCTCGGCGTTTATATAATAAAAGAACAAGCATACCGTCTTGGCCTCACGCGCTACTTCACCATTTATGATCAAGACGATTCTCTATCCGCTATCAAGCGCGCGCTAAAAAGCGAGGGGCTTGACCCGAAACAGTATGAACCAAAGCGCCTGCAGAACGCCATCTCGCGAGAGAAAAACAATCTGGTTACGCATGACTTATATTCAGAACAACATTTGGGTGAATATTGGGGCGATATCGTAGCCAAAGTCTGGAAAGCGTATGAAAAGATTTTAGAAAAAGATAAAGCCCTCGACTTCGATGACTTGATTGTGAAAACAGTCTGGCTCTTTGAGAAATTTCCTGAAGTGCAAAAATATTATGCCAACAAATGGCACTATATACATATAGACGAGTATCAGGATACGAACGTGGCGCAGTATGCGCTATCGCACTTGCTCGCAAAATCACATAGGAATATCTGCGTGGTCGGAGACACCGATCAAGCCATCTACGGTTGGCGCGGAGCAGATTATCAGAATATTCTCAAATTCGAGAGTGAGTATCCTGACGCGAAGGTAGTCTTGCTCGAGCAGAACTATCGCTCGACACAGACGATACTAGAAGCGGCGAACAGCATAATAAGCAAGAATACTTTACGCAAAGAGAAGAATTTATTTACGGCGAACGCCAAGGGCGAGCAAGTTACAATCTACCAAGCGGGGGATGGCCCTCGCGAGGCTCATTGGGTAGCCAAGAAATGCGAGGAATTAATTAGAGGCCGAGGTGAGTCCTCCGGTAAAAGCGGAGGTCTCTCCTCGGCCACAACGGGCATAAACCCCAATAATATAGCCATATTGTACCGAATGAACTTCTTGTCGCGCTTGTTTGAAGAAGCTTTCCTGACGCGCGGAGTGCCATATCATTTGCTCGGCACAGCCTTCTACTCGCGCAAAGAGGTTAAAGATACCCTAGCCTATATCCGCCTTGCGCTTAATTCTGAAGACACGGCAAGTTTATTGCGTATTATAAATGTGCCGGCACGCGGGATAGGCGATGTAACAGCAGAAAAAATCGTAGTGGGCAAAGAAGATGAGCTCCCGGCAAGCATGCGCGACAAACTTTCTAGCTTCCGCAGTATTCTTGCAGATATTAAAGCAAAGTGCTTGAGCGAGACACCGTCTAACGCCGTGCGCTATGCGATAAAGAGAAGCGGGATAGAAGCGATGTATGCTGATGGTAAAGAGGAAAGCGAAGAGAGACTGGAAAACGTACGCGAGCTCGCAACCCTTGCTACGAGATATGACAACCTCACCCCCGGCCCCTCTCCGAAGGAGAGGGGAGAACTAAATGACGCCCCCTCCCTTTCGGGGAGGGGGATGGGGGGCGAGGTGACCGCGGGCATCGAAAAGTTTCTAGAAGACACAGCGTTGCTCTCCGATCAAGATTCTTTGATGAATAAAAAAGAAGGCGTGCGGATGATGACCGTGCACGCGGCGAAAGGTTTGGAATTCGATTATGTATTTATCGTTGGACTCGAAGGCGACATCTTCCCGCACAGGAGGATGAACGATGACGCGAGCATCGAACAGGAAGAAGAAGAGCGAAGATTATTTTATGTCGCGCTCACGCGCGCGAGGAAGAAAGTTTTCTTAACGCACTGTCTCATTCGCACCATCTTCGGCTCGCAGAAAATTCAGTCACCATCGGAATTTATTGGCGATATTCCGGAAGATTTAGCAATTACCGAAGGGGCAGAAAACGGCTATGCAGAGCCATTTTCCCTGCCTCGCCGACAGGCAGGTAGCAATAGCGACGGCGAAGTGGTGATAGAATGGGATATATTTAAACGAAGATAAATTATCTTTTAAAGTTCTCCCAAAACATCACTAGCAATTTTTCGCGTAATTCGTACGCGTCAGCATGAGAGAGAACACCGAGATACGAGTTAAGCGACCCAAACAGTGCTTTCTCTGATAATATCCCGTCCTTGTATTCGGCAATTCTTTCTTCTAGCTTCCGGAATATCCGTCGCCTCGTTTTCGTTCGTAAGGTAATATGGTGTGGTCGTACGACGTAGCCTAGAAAGTCGACGCCTTGATGAAATGTACGAAACTTTATCTTTTGTGGGTGCATTTGCAACTTCAACTTTTTGTTCAGAAAAACTTGCATTTTGTCTAGCAAATCCGCAAGATACGACTTGTCTGTTGAAACAATAATAAAATCATCGGTATAGCGCATATAATTCCTTACTTTAAGCTCATGTTTCATGAATTGATCGAACTCGTTCATATAGATATTAGCGAAAAGCTGGCTGGTGAGATTACCGATCGGCGCGCCTTTTCTACTCTCTCTCTCTCTCTCTCTCGATTACTGCTGACAGTATAACTTTCGATAAGATCTTCGAGGAGCCAGACGGCTTTTTCATCTTTAATCTTTTTCTGCAAAAGTCCGACCAGTATATCGTGGTCGATCGAGTCGAAGAACTTCTTAATATCGCACTTGAGCACCCAGCACTGATGCGCGTTGTTTCTGCTCTCCCGCCGTAGTATCGTAGTGAGTTTCCCCACGGCTTTATGTGTTCCTTTACCAACCCTGCAGGAATATGAAGCGGGAATGAATGTCGGCTCGAAGATACTATTAAGAACTTGATATACAGCATGATGAAGGACGCGATCTCGAACGGTCGCCTTGTTAATATTACGAAGCTTGGGGTCGCGTATCCAAAAACTTTCGTATCTATCGTGCCGATATGTCTGATCACGAAGTTCACGATGTAAGGCAAAAATGTTCTGCTCCAGATTCTGCTCATATTCAGACACGCCTTTCTTGTGTTTCTTGTCTGCCTTAAACTTGTCCCATGCAATAAACAAATTCTCGGGACTAATTATTAACTCAAAAATGTTTCTGCAAACTTTCATAAAATCATGCAAGACTTAGAATTACCGATCTTCAAAAAAACGTACGATTTGTACAAGACGTTTTGTGAATTTCGCTCGCTTGTATCCAAGCAGTACAAACATACGATCTGCGAGAAAGTGGAGAATTACATTCTCGAAATCCTTGAACTAATTCTGCAAACAAACAACGTAAACAGGATTGAAAAGCTGGCACTCCTCGAGACCATGAGCCTCAAACTTAACATGCTTCGCATATTTATCAGACTAATGAAAGATACCCGTGCGATAGATATGAAAAAATATGTAGTACTGCAAGCTGACATAGACGAGATCGGCCGTATGCTTGGCGGGTGGATCAAGTCGACGCGGGAAAAGTAGGAACTCCCGCGCAATGCGGGAGTTCCTTGGACAGAGCTATGACTTCCGGGACGACGAGACTGCGATGTTGTTGTTGCGGTACTCGTCGGTGTCGTTGTTGACGTTCAGACCGTTCTCGTCGAAGTTGCCGACGTCCACACGGTTGCCGTTCGAATCGACACTGTTGCTCGCTCCCGTCCGAGTCACCAGGAAGCTCGAGGTTTGCGTTCATGCCCACCAACTGGCAGACAGTGAATTATATCCTCTGGCTTCTGTAATTTATTTGGGAGCTTTCTCCACCAGAAGCGAGCAAGAAGTTCTGTCTCTATCCTGTTCGCACGCCACTTTTATTCGTAAATAAAAATGCTCCGGCGACTCATCAGCGATGAGAATCTTGCGAGATCAAACC
Above is a window of Candidatus Paceibacterota bacterium DNA encoding:
- a CDS encoding type II toxin-antitoxin system Phd/YefM family antitoxin, with the protein product MKTLSTTEARKQFSDLIDHVRQKSEAVAIGRWNEPEVLLIPYPREFSREVNEITKINASSPSFDFLYDEPDLYSMADLKHRYV
- a CDS encoding RNA-directed DNA polymerase, with protein sequence MGNLTSQLFANIYMNEFDQFMKHELKVRNYMRYTDDFIIVSTDKSYLADLLDKMQVFLNKKLKLQMHPQKIKFRTFHQGVDFLGYVVRPHHITLRTKTRRRIFRKLEERIAEYKDGILSEKALFGSLNSYLGVLSHADAYELREKLLVMFWENFKR
- a CDS encoding LysM peptidoglycan-binding domain-containing M23 family metallopeptidase; this translates as MRKAKKQQLKTWKNRGLVIGALFLLYLVSRPLFSGNADYVRSALADADGGAMSSVNSQTLYLPQPTLTRGIGGFDDEDDTNADQIAVYVVRKGETLSEIAHMYGVTEYTIRKANDLGQNEPIIDGMHLTILPISIEEPVAKPIKKSTKSVKILPNKDSFYTNPLPGYRRTQGLHGHNGVDLVLPEGSPVLAAAEGDVLISKNNSGYNGGYGNYIVIAHTNGTQTLYGHLLKSSVGVGEHVTQGQVIGLLGDTGKSTGPHLHFEVRGARNPF
- a CDS encoding type IV secretion system DNA-binding domain-containing protein gives rise to the protein MNLLGFTFITIAIIIVGGIMAYNHFRVGRLDTLNLKLLIIKIAKRKDELGTNRNEQIDFTKEVALTEQIFSALTSVKQPVVFETSVHRIGEDIFFYIAVPEAYVEFASRQIQGLFPDSQVVETADYNIFEPNGATVGAYFTQKQSYVAPIRTYKEAQVDTFAPILSNFSKLADVSEGVSLQIIFQPAHKRARKKIMDAIRNLKQGEKFSRVMKKQFITTKELYKVLKPTTNTKKEKREETYRVTDDDAIKALQEKVSKPLFAVNVRVLASATDMARAESILNSVIASFSQFSSPVRNELVPVRPKNLKRLIYEYSFREYDGGQTMILSSEELASIFHLPTSSTDIPRIKWLTSREAPPPESLPDAGIIIGESVYRDEHKNVRMTDDDRRRHLYIIGQTGTGKTLTMKHMVAQDIVNGKGFCLIDPNTDFFNDMLALVPKERIDDVIIFDPSDIARPLGLNMLEYDLDNPEQKSFVVSEIQSIFDRLFDAQSMGPMFQQYMRNALLLLMEDAVNEPCTLVEVPRIFTDEAFRKRKLARVKNPTVIDFWEREATKTSGEHSLANMTVWITSKFGNFLSNDFVRPIIGQPKSAFNFRKLMDEGKMLFINLPKAKIGELNANLLGMIIVGKLMMAAFGRSDIINQEDRRDFYLYIDEFQNFTTDSIATILSEARKYRLDMIIAHQFVAQMPEKIRDAVFGNVGSVIACRVGVPDTEVLGKQFDPIFTAKDLISIENKFAHVKMLINGQPSRPFTMHLLPPPPGNAEVREKLKELSRLVYGKDLEDVEADILARLRL
- a CDS encoding type II toxin-antitoxin system PemK/MazF family toxin, whose translation is MSKRGLIVLTPFPYSDLSEAKVRPAVVIAEHSASEDFVVAFISTNTERTDPMDVLIKRTDPHFARTGLKSDSVIRVAKLATLDRRIILGDIGIIDEDHMKQVKSRLKKLFLI
- a CDS encoding UvrD-helicase domain-containing protein; its protein translation is MQNNHQELNPAQAEVASYLRGPLLIVAGAGAGKTKTIAHRILNLIQSGIPAHQILAITFTNKAAKEMRDRVLHLIQSESAKLSTPFVSTFHSLGVYIIKEQAYRLGLTRYFTIYDQDDSLSAIKRALKSEGLDPKQYEPKRLQNAISREKNNLVTHDLYSEQHLGEYWGDIVAKVWKAYEKILEKDKALDFDDLIVKTVWLFEKFPEVQKYYANKWHYIHIDEYQDTNVAQYALSHLLAKSHRNICVVGDTDQAIYGWRGADYQNILKFESEYPDAKVVLLEQNYRSTQTILEAANSIISKNTLRKEKNLFTANAKGEQVTIYQAGDGPREAHWVAKKCEELIRGRGESSGKSGGLSSATTGINPNNIAILYRMNFLSRLFEEAFLTRGVPYHLLGTAFYSRKEVKDTLAYIRLALNSEDTASLLRIINVPARGIGDVTAEKIVVGKEDELPASMRDKLSSFRSILADIKAKCLSETPSNAVRYAIKRSGIEAMYADGKEESEERLENVRELATLATRYDNLTPGPSPKERGELNDAPSLSGRGMGGEVTAGIEKFLEDTALLSDQDSLMNKKEGVRMMTVHAAKGLEFDYVFIVGLEGDIFPHRRMNDDASIEQEEEERRLFYVALTRARKKVFLTHCLIRTIFGSQKIQSPSEFIGDIPEDLAITEGAENGYAEPFSLPRRQAGSNSDGEVVIEWDIFKRR
- a CDS encoding reverse transcriptase domain-containing protein translates to MFIAWDKFKADKKHKKGVSEYEQNLEQNIFALHRELRDQTYRHDRYESFWIRDPKLRNINKATVRDRVLHHAVYQVLNSIFEPTFIPASYSCRVGKGTHKAVGKLTTILRRESRNNAHQCWVLKCDIKKFFDSIDHDILVGLLQKKIKDEKAVWLLEDLIESYTVSSNRERERERVEKARRSVISPASFSLISI
- the avd gene encoding diversity-generating retroelement protein Avd, with the translated sequence MQDLELPIFKKTYDLYKTFCEFRSLVSKQYKHTICEKVENYILEILELILQTNNVNRIEKLALLETMSLKLNMLRIFIRLMKDTRAIDMKKYVVLQADIDEIGRMLGGWIKSTREK